A single Mixta calida DNA region contains:
- a CDS encoding ogr/Delta-like zinc finger family protein, whose amino-acid sequence MMHCPLCQTAAHAKSSRYISRETKERYHQCQNINCSCTFKTHETVASVIVSPGVVNKVSLHSQYQNQPSLLH is encoded by the coding sequence ATGATGCATTGCCCGCTTTGCCAGACTGCTGCTCACGCCAAAAGCAGCCGATACATATCGCGTGAGACCAAAGAACGCTATCACCAGTGTCAGAACATTAACTGCAGCTGTACGTTCAAGACGCACGAAACCGTAGCAAGCGTGATCGTATCGCCAGGCGTAGTTAATAAAGTCAGCCTGCACAGCCAATACCAAAACCAGCCTTCTCTGCTGCACTGA